CGTAAAACCGGGGCACGTGGGTTACGATCAATCCTTGAGAATTCAATGCTGGATGTCATGTATGATATTCCTTCTCAGGATCGAGTGAAAGAAGTCGTTTTAAATGAAGATGTTATTACTGAGGGGGCAAAACCCATCGTCCTCTATGACATTGCTGAAAGTGCATAAATAACCATTTTTCTTGAAATCTAAAGGAGCGTTATTTTGTCTTTGGGCAGAGCGCTCCTTTTTCCTTTGCAGGTTCTTGATTTATGTCAGACTCTATTGAAATATCCAAAAAAGTATCAGCACGATTTCTTCCAATCCTGCCCCTCCGGGATATTGTCATCTTCCCTTATATGGTTGCTCCCTTGTTCGTCGGGAGATCTCAGTCTATTGGTGCTCTCGAAAGTGCATCAGAGGGTGATAAGTTGATTTTTCTGGTGAGCCAGAAAGATCCAAAGGTGGATACGCCGGAAGAAGATGACTTGCATCAGATAGGTACGGTTGGAAAAGTCGTCCAATTGCTGAAACTTCCTGATGGCACCGTTAAGGTTCTTGTCGAGGGAGCCTGGCGTGCCAAAATGCTTTCTTTTGAACAAAGGGATGATTTTCTCCAGGCACATGTAGAGCCTCTGGATGAATCGATAGCAGACACTTCAGAAGTTGAAGCTGTTCTCAGGGCAATCAAGTCCAGTTTTGAGACCTATGTTGGTTTGAGTAAAAAAGTACCGGTTGAGGTGAGTTCGACTCTCTCCGGCATTGATGACCCTTCAAGATTGGCTGATACAGTTGCGGGACATCTTCAGGTTCCTATGGCTGATAAGCAGGAAATGCTTGAATATGTTGATCCTTCCCAACGGTTAGAGCATATCTTGGTCCTTCTTGAACAAGAAATTGAAATATTGCAGGTTGAGGGAAGAATTCGCAGTCGCGTCAAGAGTCAGATGGAACGCAGCCAGAAAGAGTATTACCTGAATGAACAGATGAGGGCTATCCAGAAGGAATTAGGTGGACAGGATGAGTTCAAGCAGGAAGCGCTTCACTTTGAAGAGCAGATAAAAAAGAAAAAGATGTCAAAGGAGGCGACTGAAAAGGCTTACGCAGAGTTGCGAAAGTTGAAAATGATGTCACCTATGTCAGCAGAAGCAACTGTGGTGCGGAATTATATCGAATGGTTATTGTCGTTGCCCTGGCAGAAAGGGACCAATGACCGACACGATATTTCAAAGGCAGAAGAAATCCTCGAAGCAGACCACTATGGTTTGCAAAAAGTTAAAGAGCGCGTTCTTGAATATCTGGCTGTTCAAGCCCTGGTAAAAAAAATCAAAGGACCCATCTTGTGTCTTGTCGGTCCTCCTGGAGTTGGTAAGACCTCACTGGGGCAGTCCATTGCCAAGGCATTACAAAGAAAATTTGTCCGTATTTCCCTCGGTGGTGTGCGGGATGAAGCTGAAATTCGTGGTCATAGACGAACCTATATCGGGGCGATGCCCGGTAAGATTATTCAGGGTTTACGTAAATCCGGGGTAAAGAACCCCGTTTTTATGCTGGATGAAATCGATAAAATGAGTACGGATTTCCGTGGTGACCCATCTTCTGCGCTTCTTGAAGTTCTTGACCCTGAACAGAATAATAGCTTTGCTGACCATTTTCTGGATGTAGATTATGATCTGTCGCAGGTTCTCTTTATTGCGACGGCAAACAATCTTCAGGCAATTCCCAGGCCACTGCATGATCGATTGGAAGTCATCAGGATTGAAGGCTATTCAGAAGAAGAGAAATTACATATTGCACGTCGCTACCTGGTGGCAAAGCAGGTTGAAGCTCACGGTCTTGCGAACAGGCAGATTCTCTTTTCAGATCGTGCGATTTATGAAATTATCCGGCGCTATACGCGTGAAGCGGGGGTTCGAGGCCTGGATCGTAATATTGCAGCTGTTATGCGGAAGCTTGCAAGAAAAGCTATTTCTGCAGGGAAAGACAAAAATTTCAAGGTTGGGGAGAAACAGATTCAGAAATTTCTTGGCGTACAGCAATATCAGTATGGTGTACGAGAAGAGAAAGATCAGATTGGTCTTGCTACGGGCTTGGCATGGACGGAGACCGGAGGAGAATTATTAACGATTGAAGTGACTGTGTTGCCGGGCAAGGGAAAACTGACAATTACCGGTCAGTTGGGAGATGTGATGCAGGAGTCAGCTCAGGCTGCGATGAGCTATATCCGTTCTCGCTGGAAGGAGTTCCAGCTTGACGAAGATTTCTATTCTCAACTCGACGTTCATATTCATGTGCCAGAAGGTGCTGTGCCTAAGGATGGGCCGTCAGCGGGGATAACCATCGCAACAGCTTTAGCTTCAGCTTTGACGGGTCGTCCTGTTCGAAAAGATCTGGCTATGACCGGTGAGATGACTTTGCGTGGCAGAGTGTTGGCAATCGGCGGATTAAAGGAAAAACTTCTGGCTGCCCGGCGAGGTGGAATTACGCGAGTTCTGATTCCAATGGATAACAAAAAACATTTAGCTGAACTGTCACCGTTATTGATGAAGTCGATGGATATTGACACGGTTGCACACGTTGATGAGGTTCTTGAATTTGCTCTTGTTCCGACTGCAGAAATTAGGCCGAACGGCTGAAAACTTTAAACACATTTTTATTGTCTCAAAGCCCGAAAAATGGGGAAAAACAACTTGACAGTTTTTTCGTAAACCTGATATATCTTAACGCGTTTTCGCGTAGCTGAATTTACTTAAAACATTATGAGGAGGTATCCTGTGACTAAAGCAGATCTGGTCAATGCAATGGCAGAAAAGGCGGGGCTAAGCAAAACTGATGCAGAAGGTGCTCTGAAGGCTTTTACTGAGGCTGTAACCGATGCTTTGAAAGCTGGTGAAAAAGTTGCTATGGTAGGCTTTGGCACTTTTAGTGTGGGGGATCGTGCTGCTCGTACCGGCCAGAACCCGCAAACTGGAGAAAAAATCCAGATTGCTGCTGCTAAAGTACCAAAATTTAAAGCAGGTAAAGCACTGAAAGATGCTGTAAACTAATTTATAAGCATA
This window of the uncultured Desulfuromusa sp. genome carries:
- the lon gene encoding endopeptidase La yields the protein MSDSIEISKKVSARFLPILPLRDIVIFPYMVAPLFVGRSQSIGALESASEGDKLIFLVSQKDPKVDTPEEDDLHQIGTVGKVVQLLKLPDGTVKVLVEGAWRAKMLSFEQRDDFLQAHVEPLDESIADTSEVEAVLRAIKSSFETYVGLSKKVPVEVSSTLSGIDDPSRLADTVAGHLQVPMADKQEMLEYVDPSQRLEHILVLLEQEIEILQVEGRIRSRVKSQMERSQKEYYLNEQMRAIQKELGGQDEFKQEALHFEEQIKKKKMSKEATEKAYAELRKLKMMSPMSAEATVVRNYIEWLLSLPWQKGTNDRHDISKAEEILEADHYGLQKVKERVLEYLAVQALVKKIKGPILCLVGPPGVGKTSLGQSIAKALQRKFVRISLGGVRDEAEIRGHRRTYIGAMPGKIIQGLRKSGVKNPVFMLDEIDKMSTDFRGDPSSALLEVLDPEQNNSFADHFLDVDYDLSQVLFIATANNLQAIPRPLHDRLEVIRIEGYSEEEKLHIARRYLVAKQVEAHGLANRQILFSDRAIYEIIRRYTREAGVRGLDRNIAAVMRKLARKAISAGKDKNFKVGEKQIQKFLGVQQYQYGVREEKDQIGLATGLAWTETGGELLTIEVTVLPGKGKLTITGQLGDVMQESAQAAMSYIRSRWKEFQLDEDFYSQLDVHIHVPEGAVPKDGPSAGITIATALASALTGRPVRKDLAMTGEMTLRGRVLAIGGLKEKLLAARRGGITRVLIPMDNKKHLAELSPLLMKSMDIDTVAHVDEVLEFALVPTAEIRPNG
- a CDS encoding HU family DNA-binding protein, with the protein product MTKADLVNAMAEKAGLSKTDAEGALKAFTEAVTDALKAGEKVAMVGFGTFSVGDRAARTGQNPQTGEKIQIAAAKVPKFKAGKALKDAVN